Proteins co-encoded in one Candidatus Babeliales bacterium genomic window:
- a CDS encoding NUDIX domain-containing protein has protein sequence MKNIESAGIITYAIDNDTVFYLLLQYSAGHWEFPKGKIEENETKRQAALRELFEETGLHVDLEDNFEEKIHYIFLDYDKQLTKKMVYFFIGKATDKKVTLSYEHTDYVWLPYKEAYDQLTYKNAKIVLKKANEYIQSIENEVKNS, from the coding sequence ATGAAAAATATAGAATCGGCTGGTATCATTACGTATGCAATAGACAATGACACAGTTTTTTATTTATTGCTTCAGTATTCTGCAGGTCATTGGGAATTTCCCAAAGGTAAAATAGAAGAAAATGAAACTAAACGGCAAGCCGCACTACGAGAATTGTTTGAAGAAACAGGATTGCATGTTGATCTTGAGGATAATTTTGAAGAAAAAATACACTATATTTTTTTAGATTATGATAAGCAATTAACAAAAAAAATGGTTTATTTTTTTATTGGTAAAGCAACAGATAAAAAAGTTACCCTTTCTTATGAACATACTGATTATGTGTGGTTACCATATAAAGAAGCATATGATCAATTAACGTACAAAAATGCAAAAATAGTTTTAAAAAAAGCTAACGAATATATTCAATCTATTGAGAATGAAGTGAAAAATTCATGA
- the murJ gene encoding murein biosynthesis integral membrane protein MurJ: MRSQKKILNKTIKVGLSTLLSRFFGIVREVLMVKYLGVSGLSDAFLTAYKIPNSLRKVFAEGALSAAFIPTIVTTVHHDNKNNIAGLMSLAFLVFEGIVVIICIFIMNYAAYIIHFIAPGFSDNQVNATIPMLYILMPFILFISSSALLAGALNAIDHFLIPAIAPIVINFIFIIGICVCLFFHLPVTTLCYFVVFAGFIHFIMHLIMYIKFKFFFGKITKEDFFIFIRIVGKFLLCIPSISLMEIALFIDTSFASFLAPGSISLLFYANRFVGIPLGVFAVAFSTILLPHFSRIHTYSPKRLHFYLLESAKFILWVTAPVALLMGFFSQEIFSTIFLSKNFTVMQVQQAGNILLVLLLGLFFFSLNKILLNIFYAMHAAWVPAVIALCATTINIILNMLFIEKLQTVGLALATTLSSSIQTVLFLFILYRKYKFRIYILSFLSFAMRYVIQLSIVSSVFLFCYYNFMAAIVQWLPSAIASFFTVDIGLWLWVGPLSLLFIIMLYFSRTLFKINLHFLK; encoded by the coding sequence ATGCGATCTCAGAAAAAAATTCTCAATAAAACAATCAAGGTTGGTTTATCAACGCTATTAAGTAGGTTTTTTGGCATAGTCCGTGAAGTGCTTATGGTCAAATATTTAGGAGTAAGTGGATTATCTGATGCATTTTTAACTGCATATAAAATACCAAATTCTTTACGTAAAGTTTTTGCTGAAGGCGCACTTTCTGCTGCATTTATTCCAACGATTGTTACGACAGTGCATCATGACAACAAAAATAATATTGCAGGACTAATGTCACTCGCTTTTTTAGTCTTTGAGGGAATTGTAGTAATTATTTGTATTTTTATCATGAATTATGCAGCATATATAATTCACTTCATTGCTCCTGGTTTTTCTGATAATCAAGTAAATGCCACTATTCCAATGCTCTATATACTCATGCCGTTTATTTTATTCATATCAAGTAGTGCATTGTTGGCGGGAGCACTTAATGCAATTGATCATTTCTTAATTCCTGCTATAGCTCCAATTGTTATCAATTTTATTTTTATTATCGGTATATGTGTTTGTCTATTTTTTCACCTTCCTGTTACTACGCTGTGCTATTTTGTTGTTTTTGCTGGATTTATTCACTTTATCATGCATCTTATTATGTACATTAAATTTAAGTTTTTTTTTGGAAAAATAACGAAAGAAGATTTTTTTATATTTATACGTATTGTAGGAAAATTTTTGCTTTGTATTCCCAGTATAAGCTTAATGGAGATTGCTCTATTTATTGACACAAGTTTTGCATCATTTTTAGCTCCTGGATCAATATCATTACTTTTTTATGCTAATCGTTTTGTTGGTATACCTCTTGGTGTTTTTGCTGTTGCATTTTCTACTATTCTGCTTCCTCATTTCTCGCGCATACATACATATTCTCCTAAGCGACTTCATTTTTATTTGCTTGAATCAGCTAAATTTATTCTGTGGGTTACAGCGCCAGTAGCACTATTAATGGGATTTTTTTCACAAGAAATATTTTCAACTATATTTCTTTCAAAAAATTTCACTGTAATGCAAGTGCAGCAAGCAGGTAATATTTTGCTTGTTCTCTTGCTTGGTTTATTCTTTTTTTCACTTAATAAAATTCTACTTAATATATTTTATGCAATGCATGCAGCCTGGGTACCGGCAGTTATCGCTTTATGTGCAACAACCATTAATATTATTCTTAACATGCTTTTTATAGAAAAATTGCAAACGGTTGGCTTAGCTCTTGCAACAACATTATCAAGCAGCATACAAACGGTTTTATTTTTATTTATTTTATATAGAAAGTATAAATTTCGTATATATATATTATCATTTTTATCTTTTGCTATGCGTTATGTCATACAGCTTAGTATCGTGAGCAGCGTTTTTTTGTTCTGTTATTATAATTTTATGGCGGCGATTGTACAATGGCTACCATCTGCAATTGCATCTTTTTTTACCGTTGACATTGGCCTATGGTTATGGGTAGGTCCACTTTCTTTATTATTTATTATTATGTTATACTTTTCACGCACATTATTTAAAATTAATCTTCATTTTTTGAAATAA